From a region of the Neobacillus niacini genome:
- a CDS encoding DeoR/GlpR family DNA-binding transcription regulator: MIPYVRREKIMEELEKKDLMYIEDFVSIFEDVSESTIRRDLKNLEEENQITVLRGGAVKRKVNTFELPVGTKKFLNMDEKERIAKFAASLVNDEEVIYIDSGTTCAAIVKYIKARDVRIVTSNILVLNELDNPNISSCIIIGGDVNKNLDSISGPLSDNTLKNLYFDRSFLGANGFGNEMGVNTPDIREASKKTIVNTNSKKCYVLADSSKYNKSTLCKAFELNQCILVTDKKINGLEGKIQYYIAD, encoded by the coding sequence ATGATTCCTTATGTAAGACGAGAAAAAATAATGGAAGAACTAGAAAAAAAGGATTTAATGTATATTGAAGATTTTGTAAGTATCTTTGAAGATGTATCAGAATCAACGATTCGAAGAGATTTAAAAAATCTTGAAGAAGAAAATCAGATTACTGTCCTTAGAGGCGGAGCTGTTAAACGGAAGGTTAATACTTTTGAATTACCAGTTGGCACAAAGAAATTTCTGAATATGGATGAAAAAGAACGAATTGCTAAATTTGCAGCTTCTTTAGTTAATGATGAAGAAGTCATTTATATTGACTCAGGGACAACCTGTGCGGCGATTGTAAAATATATAAAAGCTAGAGACGTTCGTATTGTTACTTCAAACATTTTAGTTTTAAATGAGTTAGATAACCCGAATATTTCAAGCTGCATCATCATTGGTGGAGACGTTAATAAGAATTTAGATTCTATAAGTGGTCCTTTATCCGACAATACCTTAAAAAATCTTTATTTCGATCGATCCTTTCTAGGAGCAAATGGATTTGGTAATGAAATGGGAGTTAATACACCTGACATCAGAGAAGCGAGTAAAAAAACGATCGTCAATACCAATTCCAAGAAGTGCTATGTATTGGCAGATAGCTCTAAGTATAATAAAAGTACCTTATGTAAGGCATTTGAATTAAATCAATGCATTTTAGTAACGGATAAAAAAATTAATGGGCTGGAAGGAAAAATACAGTATTACATTGCGGATTAG
- a CDS encoding sugar ABC transporter ATP-binding protein, protein MKDQVEKIIKFHNVSKVFPGVKALNRVSFDIEKGEIHALLGENGAGKSTLLNILHGVYTEYDGEVHLNNQAVKFKNANDAIHHGISKVHQEVSLIPELTVGQNIVLGYEPKKGMLIDNKLIHEQANEILSKLRCNFKSEDKAGSLSTGEMQMVAIAKALYHKAEVISFDEPTASLSKSETDSLFEIINELKQNGITILYVSHRLEEIFEICDRATVLRDGTFIESFHVKDVSKEQLIRKMVGRDVSSFAVRNKKGMIGEETVLEVKGLTINNVYEDISFHLKKGEILGFFGLVGSKRTDVIRTIFGAEKKTNGSILLNGKEVDIKSSEQAVKLGLGLVPENRKTQGFLKFFNNADNIALTKLEKFTKFGLVSHKKKTENCETYINEINLRPANPHYLTHELSGGNQQKVVISKWLSSDANILFLDEPTKGVDVGAKAEIYRVMEGLLEKGKSIIIVSSELPEVLGMSDRIIVMREGRKVIELKNNGLKEEDVLQYAMGVTKNESQVI, encoded by the coding sequence GTGAAAGACCAAGTGGAAAAAATCATAAAATTTCATAATGTTTCTAAGGTTTTCCCAGGTGTAAAGGCATTAAACCGTGTGAGTTTTGATATAGAAAAAGGAGAAATTCATGCCCTTTTAGGAGAAAATGGGGCTGGTAAATCAACCTTGTTAAATATCCTTCATGGTGTATATACAGAATATGATGGGGAAGTACATTTAAATAATCAGGCTGTGAAATTTAAAAATGCAAATGACGCAATACATCACGGAATTTCTAAAGTACATCAAGAAGTAAGTTTAATACCAGAACTTACGGTTGGTCAAAATATCGTATTGGGGTACGAGCCCAAAAAAGGTATGTTAATAGACAATAAACTGATTCATGAACAGGCAAATGAAATTCTATCTAAACTAAGATGTAATTTTAAAAGCGAAGATAAGGCAGGTTCATTAAGTACAGGGGAAATGCAAATGGTTGCAATTGCAAAGGCGCTCTACCACAAGGCTGAGGTAATCTCTTTTGATGAACCTACTGCTTCTTTGTCAAAATCTGAAACGGACTCCTTGTTTGAAATCATAAATGAATTAAAACAAAATGGGATTACGATTTTATATGTCAGTCATCGATTAGAAGAGATTTTTGAAATTTGTGATCGAGCAACTGTACTTCGTGATGGGACATTTATTGAATCCTTTCATGTAAAAGATGTAAGTAAAGAGCAATTAATCAGGAAAATGGTTGGCCGGGACGTTTCCTCCTTTGCTGTCAGAAATAAAAAAGGAATGATCGGCGAAGAGACTGTGTTAGAGGTTAAAGGTTTAACGATTAATAACGTGTATGAAGACATTTCTTTTCATTTGAAAAAAGGAGAGATACTAGGCTTTTTTGGACTAGTAGGCTCGAAAAGAACCGATGTTATTCGCACTATTTTTGGTGCAGAAAAGAAAACAAATGGCTCCATCCTGCTGAATGGCAAAGAGGTTGATATCAAGTCTTCAGAGCAGGCTGTAAAGTTAGGTCTCGGCCTTGTACCAGAAAATCGAAAAACACAAGGATTTCTTAAATTCTTTAACAATGCTGATAATATTGCTTTAACGAAACTTGAGAAATTCACCAAATTTGGTTTGGTTAGCCATAAGAAAAAAACAGAAAATTGCGAGACCTATATAAATGAAATCAATTTACGGCCTGCAAATCCTCATTATTTAACACATGAACTAAGTGGAGGTAATCAACAAAAAGTAGTCATTTCGAAATGGTTATCTTCTGATGCAAATATATTATTTTTAGATGAGCCTACTAAGGGTGTAGATGTTGGAGCGAAGGCAGAAATTTATCGTGTAATGGAAGGGCTATTGGAAAAAGGTAAATCGATCATCATCGTTTCTTCAGAATTACCTGAAGTACTTGGCATGTCCGATCGAATTATCGTCATGAGAGAAGGACGTAAAGTAATAGAGTTAAAGAATAATGGACTAAAAGAAGAAGATGTACTTCAATATGCAATGGGGGTAACCAAAAATGAAAGCCAAGTTATTTAG
- a CDS encoding ribokinase, whose translation MENNKVAVIGSLNYDIVLKQERLAEIGETITVDGVSFCGGGKGANQAVQCAKLGLETYMVGRVGNDHFGTILIDSLKKYKVKTDYIGLADTHTGLGIVNSFPDGRLLSTIATGANFSLTVEDIDRAEPIIKESQIVILQLEIPMDVVEYSIKLAKKHNCYVIVNAAPSYKLTEDVMELIDCLVVNESEASFYAGREICTVEDALQCCDSLFKQIGELLIITLGEKGSLLYDGTNTFCVSPEKVNVVETTGAGDSYIGAIAYGLINGLSKEEMGKFASKVSSKTVTKIGGQDAMPHLEEVLASFDV comes from the coding sequence ATGGAAAATAACAAAGTAGCTGTCATTGGCAGCCTTAATTATGACATCGTATTAAAACAGGAAAGATTAGCGGAAATTGGTGAAACGATCACGGTTGATGGGGTTTCATTTTGTGGTGGCGGAAAAGGAGCAAACCAAGCCGTTCAATGTGCAAAATTGGGCCTTGAGACATACATGGTAGGTAGAGTAGGTAATGATCATTTTGGGACTATATTAATTGATTCATTGAAGAAATATAAAGTGAAAACGGATTATATCGGTTTAGCTGATACGCATACTGGGCTTGGAATTGTAAACTCTTTTCCTGATGGGAGACTGCTTTCTACGATTGCAACCGGTGCCAATTTTTCTCTAACCGTTGAGGATATAGACCGTGCCGAGCCGATTATTAAGGAAAGTCAAATTGTTATTTTACAATTGGAAATCCCGATGGATGTAGTCGAGTATTCAATAAAATTAGCAAAAAAACATAATTGCTATGTGATCGTGAATGCAGCACCAAGTTACAAGCTCACAGAAGATGTTATGGAGTTAATTGATTGTTTGGTTGTAAATGAATCCGAGGCAAGTTTCTATGCGGGGCGAGAGATTTGTACCGTTGAGGACGCATTACAATGCTGTGATTCATTATTTAAACAGATTGGAGAACTCCTAATTATCACATTAGGTGAAAAAGGCAGCCTCTTATATGATGGAACCAATACTTTTTGCGTTTCACCAGAAAAGGTAAATGTAGTTGAAACCACTGGGGCTGGAGATTCGTATATAGGTGCAATCGCATATGGTTTAATTAATGGTTTAAGTAAAGAGGAAATGGGAAAATTTGCATCGAAAGTTAGCTCAAAAACCGTTACGAAAATTGGCGGCCAGGACGCTATGCCTCATTTAGAGGAAGTTTTAGCTAGTTTTGATGTATAG
- a CDS encoding S8 family serine peptidase, with translation MKKKLAVLSICSALSFSLLVGVQPSKTKASPEPEHFVVAYKGKLPANFSERIEKSGGKVERIIEEIGIVEVASADPAFLTNVKKDTNVQSAGRELEAYLETDPDTKVNFTPGTPNGEKVTLDATAGSYWDKQWDMQRLTNDGKSYDLNDGNKDTVVAVIDTGIDFSHPDLKANADEAGSKTFVPGTANAWDQNGHGTHVAGSIAANGKVKGVGPDLTVRAYRVFGATGGAQQSWITNAIVAAANDGVEVINMSIGGWRWMAHNLEEKGDSASMVAYHRAIQYAIQKGVTVVVSSGNDSKDLNNLQDMQAYWKTTYGLDIKGPSRVVPAQIPGVITVSSSNEWSEDNIAFYSNYGNAIDVAAPGGDNGPVYDGLFRKNPAGDYLNTRDFTYRTLSTYPTYPVGAGAGTNATTQFSDGKWHGYSYLHGTSMAAPKVAGVAGVIKAAHPEYSPAQVAAAIRQSAIDFGKVGVDPLYGAGEANIYNFLSKDTSNK, from the coding sequence ATGAAGAAGAAACTAGCTGTATTATCTATTTGTTCTGCTCTATCATTTTCACTACTAGTTGGGGTCCAGCCGAGCAAAACAAAGGCTTCACCGGAGCCAGAACATTTTGTTGTAGCCTATAAGGGGAAACTGCCAGCCAATTTCTCTGAGAGAATCGAAAAATCAGGCGGAAAAGTAGAGCGAATCATAGAAGAAATTGGCATCGTAGAGGTTGCATCCGCTGACCCTGCTTTCCTTACTAATGTAAAAAAAGATACAAACGTACAATCAGCAGGCAGAGAACTTGAAGCATACCTAGAAACAGATCCAGATACTAAAGTTAATTTTACCCCAGGAACTCCTAATGGAGAGAAAGTTACTTTAGATGCAACCGCAGGCAGCTATTGGGATAAACAATGGGACATGCAGCGTCTTACTAACGATGGGAAATCTTATGATTTAAATGACGGAAATAAAGATACAGTTGTTGCGGTAATTGATACTGGTATTGACTTTAGCCATCCAGATTTAAAGGCAAATGCAGATGAGGCTGGCTCAAAAACATTTGTTCCAGGAACTGCAAATGCTTGGGACCAAAATGGCCACGGCACACATGTTGCTGGATCGATAGCTGCGAATGGAAAGGTAAAGGGTGTTGGTCCGGATTTAACTGTCAGAGCTTACCGTGTATTTGGAGCCACTGGAGGAGCACAGCAATCATGGATTACCAATGCCATTGTAGCAGCAGCAAACGATGGCGTTGAAGTTATTAATATGTCCATTGGCGGCTGGCGCTGGATGGCTCATAACCTAGAAGAGAAAGGTGATTCCGCTTCTATGGTTGCCTATCACCGTGCCATTCAATACGCGATTCAAAAAGGAGTAACAGTGGTCGTATCTTCTGGTAACGACTCCAAAGACCTAAACAATTTACAGGACATGCAAGCCTATTGGAAGACTACTTACGGCTTAGACATTAAGGGGCCATCCCGTGTGGTTCCAGCACAAATTCCTGGGGTTATTACGGTTTCCTCCTCTAATGAATGGTCAGAAGACAATATTGCATTCTACTCGAATTACGGTAATGCCATTGATGTTGCTGCCCCTGGAGGTGATAATGGTCCAGTATACGACGGTCTTTTCCGTAAAAATCCTGCCGGAGACTATTTAAATACACGTGATTTTACGTATCGTACATTATCTACTTATCCTACTTATCCAGTAGGTGCGGGAGCTGGAACAAATGCTACAACGCAATTTAGCGACGGAAAATGGCATGGGTACTCTTATTTGCATGGTACTTCCATGGCAGCACCGAAAGTAGCTGGAGTTGCTGGAGTCATTAAAGCCGCTCACCCTGAGTATAGCCCTGCACAAGTAGCAGCAGCCATCAGACAAAGTGCCATTGATTTTGGAAAAGTTGGAGTAGATCCACTATATGGAGCAGGCGAAGCTAATATTTATAACTTCTTGTCGAAGGATACTTCTAATAAGTAA
- a CDS encoding Gfo/Idh/MocA family protein — MGIKVGIIGCGTITKVRHAPEYKANPYVDEIIFFDRNLERATALANEFGGRVAQTVEELLTDPTVEVISDCSSNEFHHVFSTKALLSGKHVLCEKPISLTVEHANEIVEAQMKSGKKLMVDHNQRFTRAHQKAKEIIKNEELGKVLTFRTTFGHSGPEQWSVNKSNSTWFFKKDRSSLGVAGDLGIHKVDLLHYLLDDEIEKVSAFQGALDKVNEHGEPIEVCDNIVCSLKTKKGRLGTASFSWTYYGEEDNSTIIYCEKGILKIYHSDQYQLEVIHKNGEKVYYKLESIQTNDNQTNSGVIDAFIDCIRHEQEPIVTGNDALSSLKVILGIMEAAEKGSVITI; from the coding sequence TTGGGTATTAAAGTAGGAATTATTGGTTGTGGTACGATTACTAAAGTACGCCATGCCCCCGAATACAAAGCAAATCCCTATGTGGATGAAATCATTTTTTTCGATCGGAATTTAGAACGTGCAACTGCACTTGCGAACGAGTTCGGTGGACGTGTAGCTCAAACAGTTGAAGAATTACTGACCGATCCAACGGTAGAAGTCATCAGTGATTGCTCTTCTAACGAATTTCATCATGTTTTTTCAACCAAGGCATTACTCAGTGGAAAGCATGTTTTATGTGAAAAACCTATTTCTTTAACGGTTGAGCATGCAAATGAAATTGTCGAAGCTCAAATGAAATCTGGGAAAAAATTAATGGTGGATCATAATCAGCGATTTACGCGTGCCCATCAAAAGGCGAAAGAAATCATTAAAAATGAAGAGCTCGGGAAAGTCCTTACCTTTCGAACCACATTTGGACACTCTGGACCAGAACAATGGAGTGTCAATAAATCAAACTCTACCTGGTTTTTTAAAAAGGATCGTTCCAGTCTTGGTGTGGCGGGAGATTTAGGGATTCATAAGGTTGATCTGCTGCATTATTTATTAGATGATGAAATCGAGAAAGTTAGTGCCTTTCAAGGTGCTCTCGATAAAGTAAATGAACATGGTGAACCCATTGAAGTATGCGACAACATTGTATGTAGTTTAAAGACGAAAAAAGGTCGTCTTGGTACGGCTTCCTTTTCTTGGACCTATTATGGAGAAGAAGATAATAGTACCATCATTTATTGTGAAAAAGGTATTTTAAAAATTTATCATAGTGATCAATACCAATTAGAAGTTATCCATAAAAATGGCGAGAAGGTTTATTACAAACTAGAAAGCATCCAAACGAACGATAATCAAACAAATAGTGGTGTTATCGATGCTTTTATTGATTGCATTCGTCATGAGCAGGAACCCATTGTGACCGGAAATGATGCCCTTTCCTCACTAAAAGTGATTCTAGGGATTATGGAAGCAGCCGAAAAAGGTAGTGTTATTACGATTTAA
- a CDS encoding sugar phosphate isomerase/epimerase family protein produces MKLATRINSVLPTVNNDILQAIDLVSKVDGITSVDLNFPEHFEEYTVTEVSSKLQDTGLEVNGLALRFRNHFINGELGNSNIEIAEDALKLCYQAVDACRDLNGKVITLWLGFDGFDYPFQMDYPKVWSQVKEYIRKFADYAPDLQISIEYKPYQERSYAFIDSIGLTMLMVNEIDRENVGVTVDYCHMLMKRENPAYGLSIATERNKLFGVHINDGYGQHDDGLMVGTVSFMQTLEFMYYLKKANYDSAIYFDTFPVREEPLAEIQQNVQMIQEINRLIDSVGMSYIENVISKNSAIEARQLFFQFLQSTNPTVTAK; encoded by the coding sequence ATGAAGTTAGCAACAAGGATAAATTCGGTTCTTCCAACTGTTAATAATGATATTTTACAGGCAATTGATTTGGTTTCGAAAGTTGATGGTATCACATCTGTTGACCTTAATTTTCCGGAACACTTTGAAGAGTATACGGTCACTGAAGTTTCTAGCAAGTTGCAAGATACTGGGTTAGAAGTTAATGGACTAGCTTTAAGATTTCGCAATCATTTTATAAATGGAGAATTGGGAAATAGCAATATCGAAATTGCAGAGGACGCATTAAAGTTATGTTATCAAGCAGTAGATGCTTGTCGAGACCTTAATGGTAAGGTCATCACACTTTGGTTAGGATTTGATGGGTTTGATTATCCATTTCAAATGGACTACCCAAAGGTATGGAGTCAAGTGAAAGAGTATATAAGAAAATTTGCAGATTATGCTCCTGATTTACAGATTAGTATCGAATACAAGCCTTATCAAGAAAGATCTTATGCATTCATTGATAGTATCGGTCTTACCATGTTAATGGTTAATGAGATTGATAGAGAAAACGTTGGTGTAACGGTTGATTATTGTCACATGTTGATGAAAAGAGAAAATCCGGCATATGGTTTAAGCATTGCGACAGAGAGAAATAAGTTATTTGGCGTACATATTAATGATGGATATGGTCAGCATGATGATGGCCTAATGGTTGGAACGGTTTCATTCATGCAAACATTAGAATTTATGTATTACCTTAAGAAGGCTAATTATGATAGCGCTATTTATTTCGATACCTTTCCGGTAAGAGAAGAACCTTTAGCAGAGATTCAACAAAATGTACAAATGATTCAAGAAATTAATAGATTGATAGATTCTGTGGGGATGAGTTATATAGAGAATGTAATTAGTAAGAATAGTGCGATTGAAGCAAGGCAGCTATTTTTTCAATTTTTACAAAGTACGAACCCAACTGTAACAGCAAAATAA
- a CDS encoding ABC transporter permease: MKAKLFSREASLIFAIIMMVIIFSAIEPIYLSGGNLLDIFDQTVINGLLAIGITYAIITGGIDLSIGSIFAVVIVITGDLLVRGMNPVLAITIGMALGFVLGVVNGLLITKLKLQPFIATLGTMSAYRGIAYIYTGGWPVLDIPDNFRSMLAGDVVKDVPVSVLILIAFTIVSHIILKYTKLGTYIFAIGGNEEATKLSGVNVDRTKILTYALCGVGAALAGMILLARLGSGEPATGQGYELNAIAAAAIGGASLAGGKGNMIATLLGAILLSALKVGLVVVGVDSFWQYIATGAIIVVAAYSEVIQDKFKKLRVVKNNNKNTNYPKSVGM, encoded by the coding sequence ATGAAAGCCAAGTTATTTAGTCGTGAAGCTAGTCTAATTTTTGCCATTATCATGATGGTCATTATTTTTTCAGCCATAGAACCTATTTATTTAAGTGGTGGTAATTTACTTGATATTTTTGATCAAACCGTCATTAATGGTCTATTAGCCATAGGTATTACCTATGCGATTATTACTGGAGGAATTGATTTATCGATTGGTTCCATTTTTGCAGTGGTCATTGTTATTACTGGGGACTTATTGGTAAGAGGAATGAATCCTGTATTGGCTATTACAATAGGTATGGCACTAGGGTTTGTACTAGGTGTAGTAAATGGACTATTAATCACTAAGTTGAAATTACAACCATTCATTGCCACATTAGGTACAATGAGTGCATATAGAGGTATTGCTTATATCTATACAGGTGGTTGGCCGGTATTGGATATTCCTGATAATTTCAGATCCATGCTTGCAGGAGATGTTGTGAAAGATGTTCCAGTTTCTGTCCTTATTTTGATTGCGTTTACAATAGTAAGTCATATTATTTTAAAGTATACTAAATTAGGAACGTATATCTTTGCTATTGGCGGCAATGAAGAAGCAACAAAATTATCAGGCGTAAATGTTGACCGAACAAAGATTTTAACGTATGCATTATGTGGTGTAGGAGCTGCTTTAGCTGGGATGATCTTGTTAGCACGTCTAGGTTCTGGTGAACCTGCTACTGGACAAGGTTATGAATTAAATGCGATTGCCGCTGCTGCAATTGGCGGGGCTAGTTTAGCAGGTGGTAAAGGAAACATGATCGCTACCTTACTTGGTGCTATTCTATTGTCAGCATTAAAAGTTGGTTTAGTCGTAGTAGGAGTTGACTCATTCTGGCAATATATTGCAACCGGTGCCATTATAGTCGTTGCAGCTTATTCTGAAGTCATCCAAGATAAATTTAAAAAACTTCGTGTAGTTAAAAATAATAATAAAAATACAAACTATCCAAAAAGTGTAGGGATGTAG
- a CDS encoding substrate-binding domain-containing protein → MNKKMILALLTSATLILGACSANSSSNGANGDGAKENTGFNPDKEDGKLYSEIRDELGAVPKVTDELNLGGVAKAFENEYWRTLKEGMEIGADKFSSNGYKINADVKSPQGEADEEGQLSIVRDMINKKYSGLLLSPISDSNLVPGVEEAVEDDIPVINVNDGIIAEAPHFVGPKAVENGEKVAEWVSEKLNGKGKVAIVVGMPKAFAARQRTLGFESWIKDNAPGIEIVEKQNADWDREKAKNTAETWIKKHPDLKAIFANNDTMALGVQEAVNASGKDILVMGVDGIGEAYDSIRKGELDATIDSFPKFKGQIAVEMMIRKIGGQELPRVIWTPQALIDSTNVDTPAEEIIGWTEPELAQ, encoded by the coding sequence ATGAATAAAAAGATGATTCTTGCATTATTGACATCAGCCACTTTAATTTTGGGTGCGTGCAGTGCTAACAGCAGCAGTAATGGAGCAAATGGGGATGGGGCAAAAGAAAACACAGGATTTAACCCTGATAAAGAAGATGGTAAACTCTATTCGGAAATTAGAGATGAGCTAGGTGCAGTACCAAAGGTTACGGATGAATTGAACCTTGGCGGTGTCGCAAAAGCTTTTGAAAATGAATACTGGAGAACACTAAAGGAAGGCATGGAAATAGGTGCTGATAAGTTCTCTAGCAACGGTTACAAAATTAACGCTGATGTTAAATCTCCACAAGGGGAAGCAGACGAAGAAGGGCAATTGTCTATCGTTAGGGATATGATTAATAAAAAATATTCAGGATTATTGTTATCACCAATATCTGATAGTAATCTCGTTCCTGGGGTAGAAGAGGCAGTAGAAGATGATATTCCGGTTATTAATGTAAATGATGGAATTATTGCTGAAGCACCTCATTTTGTTGGGCCGAAAGCTGTAGAAAATGGTGAAAAAGTGGCAGAATGGGTTTCCGAAAAATTGAATGGAAAAGGAAAGGTTGCCATTGTTGTAGGTATGCCTAAAGCCTTTGCTGCACGACAACGTACGCTAGGTTTTGAATCTTGGATTAAAGACAACGCACCAGGAATTGAAATTGTTGAAAAACAAAATGCCGACTGGGATCGCGAAAAGGCAAAAAATACAGCAGAAACTTGGATCAAAAAACATCCTGATTTAAAAGCTATTTTTGCTAACAATGACACCATGGCATTAGGGGTACAAGAAGCTGTTAATGCCTCTGGAAAAGATATTCTTGTTATGGGTGTAGATGGAATTGGTGAAGCATATGATTCCATTCGTAAGGGTGAGCTTGACGCGACAATCGATTCTTTCCCTAAATTTAAAGGACAAATTGCAGTAGAAATGATGATTAGAAAGATCGGTGGTCAAGAATTACCTAGAGTTATTTGGACACCACAAGCGTTAATAGATTCGACGAATGTCGATACACCAGCCGAAGAAATTATTGGCTGGACTGAACCGGAACTAGCTCAATAA
- a CDS encoding 3-ketoacyl-ACP reductase, translating to MISLKGKNAIITGAGRGIGRATAIALAKEGVNLGLIGLNMSNLEKVAADLASYDVNVSAAAADVADLTSVQHAVEHIQSDLASIDILINNAGTAKFGGFLDLTPEEWENIIRVNVMGVYNVTRAVLPGMIERKSGDIVNISSSAGQKGAPVTSAYSASKFAVLGLTESLMLEVRKHNIRVKALTPSTVATDLAFDTNLITGNPENVMQPEDLADLIVSGLKLHPRVVLTTAGLWSTNP from the coding sequence ATGATCTCTTTAAAAGGAAAAAATGCGATTATAACAGGAGCTGGAAGAGGGATTGGCCGAGCAACAGCCATTGCTTTAGCCAAAGAAGGTGTGAATCTTGGATTAATCGGCTTAAACATGTCTAATCTGGAAAAAGTAGCAGCTGATTTAGCTTCTTATGATGTCAACGTTTCTGCTGCTGCAGCCGATGTTGCAGATTTAACCTCCGTTCAACATGCGGTAGAGCATATACAATCAGATCTAGCGTCTATTGATATTTTAATCAATAACGCAGGTACTGCTAAATTTGGCGGCTTTTTAGATTTAACCCCTGAAGAGTGGGAGAACATTATCCGCGTAAACGTGATGGGCGTCTACAATGTTACAAGAGCGGTCTTGCCTGGAATGATCGAACGGAAATCCGGAGATATCGTCAACATCTCTTCTTCAGCAGGACAAAAAGGAGCTCCCGTTACAAGTGCCTATAGTGCCTCTAAATTCGCTGTCCTCGGGCTGACAGAATCGCTTATGCTAGAAGTAAGAAAACATAATATCCGTGTAAAAGCATTAACACCAAGCACAGTCGCAACGGACTTAGCCTTCGATACCAATCTAATTACTGGAAATCCCGAAAATGTAATGCAGCCGGAAGATCTAGCAGACCTGATCGTATCAGGTTTAAAGCTTCATCCAAGAGTTGTCCTAACAACAGCCGGGCTATGGTCAACGAATCCATAA
- a CDS encoding siderophore ABC transporter substrate-binding protein, producing MKKLRLIALMFALIFLLAACGSAEETSKSSGTEGEKTEEVAKEVKIKHEYGEVTIEKNPEKVVVFDFGVLDALDTLGVEITGLPQAIVPKTLEKYAGSEYTNVGSLKEPDFEALHELQPDVIFISARQAELYDQFAEIAPTVFVEVDYANYMASLERNFKLLAEIFEKEDVLDTKMKELTASIDELNKEASASDSKALILLANEGKVSAFGPASRYGFVHDVFGFKAVDENLEISQHGQSVSFEYILEKNPDVLFVIDRSAAIGGEVGAKDTIENELVQKTNAYKNGKIIYLDAVNWYIAGNGIASTQSMVEEVKAALE from the coding sequence ATGAAAAAATTACGTTTAATTGCTCTTATGTTCGCATTGATTTTCTTATTAGCTGCGTGCGGAAGCGCGGAGGAAACGAGCAAATCTTCAGGCACTGAAGGAGAAAAAACAGAAGAAGTAGCAAAAGAAGTTAAAATCAAACACGAATATGGAGAAGTTACGATTGAAAAGAACCCTGAGAAAGTAGTTGTATTTGATTTTGGTGTACTTGATGCATTAGATACATTAGGTGTAGAAATAACGGGTCTTCCACAAGCCATCGTTCCTAAGACGTTAGAGAAGTACGCAGGTTCTGAATATACCAACGTTGGGAGCTTAAAAGAACCTGATTTTGAAGCGCTGCATGAATTACAGCCAGATGTTATTTTCATTTCAGCAAGACAAGCGGAGTTATATGATCAATTTGCAGAAATAGCTCCAACGGTTTTTGTAGAAGTAGATTATGCAAACTACATGGCCTCGCTTGAAAGGAATTTCAAACTCTTAGCTGAAATCTTTGAAAAGGAAGATGTACTTGATACAAAAATGAAGGAGCTAACAGCAAGTATTGATGAACTAAACAAAGAAGCCTCCGCCTCTGACAGCAAAGCATTAATTTTATTAGCGAACGAGGGAAAAGTAAGTGCATTTGGTCCAGCATCTCGCTACGGTTTTGTACATGATGTGTTTGGTTTCAAAGCAGTAGACGAAAACCTTGAAATTTCACAGCACGGTCAAAGTGTCTCGTTTGAATATATTTTAGAAAAAAATCCTGATGTTCTATTTGTTATCGACCGTTCTGCCGCTATTGGTGGAGAAGTAGGAGCGAAAGATACCATTGAAAATGAATTAGTACAGAAAACAAATGCATATAAAAATGGAAAGATTATCTACCTAGATGCAGTAAACTGGTACATTGCAGGGAATGGGATTGCTTCAACACAATCCATGGTAGAAGAAGTGAAAGCGGCTTTAGAATAG